A region from the Lolium perenne isolate Kyuss_39 chromosome 4, Kyuss_2.0, whole genome shotgun sequence genome encodes:
- the LOC127296449 gene encoding peroxygenase — MTALLVLPQPIARLPTLRSHHHRLAFLQRSYKLGPSSRVTAMSSSSSDPSLETVAPRAAVTSERKLNPDLQEQVPKPYLARAMAAVDPSHPEGTRGRDTRGMSVLQQHVAFFDSNGDGIVYPWETFKGMRAIGLGFPTSLATAFFINLVMSYPTQPSWIPSPLLSIHIKNIHKAKHGSDSETYDTEGRFDPSKFDAIFSKFGRTHPNALTEDEINTMLKSNRNMYDFLGWGAAILEWKILYKVGKDKEGLLQRETVRGVFDGSLFERLQDSKKSS; from the exons ATGACGGCCCTATTAGTACTGCCACAACCCATCGCGAGGCTCCCCACCCTGCGCTCCCACCACCATCGTCTCGCCTTTCTCCAAAG ATCCTACAAACTCGGCCCGTCGTCGCGAGTAACCGccatgtcgtcgtcgtcgtccgatcCGTCGCTGGAGACGGTGGCGCCCCGTGCGGCCGTAACCAGCGAGCGGAAGCTCAACCCCGACCTGCAGGAGCAGGTGCCTAAGCCAT ACCTCGCGAGAGCCATGGCAGCGGTGGACCCGAGCCACCCGGAGGGAACCAGGGGGAGGGACACCCGCGGTATGAGCGTGCTCCAGCAGCACGTCGCCTTCTTCGACAGCAACGGCGACGGGATCGTCTATCCATGGGAGACTTTCAAAG GCATGCGAGCAATAGGGCTTGGATTCCCCACATCCCTAGCCACCGCATTTTTCATCAACCTCGTCATGAGTTATCCTACTCAACCG AGTTGGATACCTTCCCCTCTGCTCTCAATACATATAAAGAACATCCACAAGGCCAAGCATGGGAGTGATTCTGAAACATATGACACCGAAGGGAG GTTTGACCCATCAAAGTTTGATGCTATATTCAGTAAGTTTGGTCGAACTCATCCAAATGCTCTGACAGAAGATGAGATTAACACCATGCTCAAAAGCAACCGTAATATGTATGATTTTCTGGGATG GGGCGCTGCCATCCTAGAATGGAAGATACTGTACAAAGTGGGAAAGGATAAAGAAGGCCTCTTGCAACGCGAGACCGTTAGGGGCGTCTTCGATGGCAGCCTGTTCGAGCGACTTCAGGACAGCAAGAAATCTTCCTAA